In one window of Halomarina pelagica DNA:
- a CDS encoding cupin domain-containing protein — MKKVALDEIRNEPNPLQVHEVRKPVSKVLGTADFAMNYFELGTGESFSGGLHTHHDQEEVFYVQEGTATFEVRGEIDDETEEVEVGPDAAVRFEPGEFQQGINRGEERVVGLAIGAPGASHEWDEIESIVYCPECEEETGHGVALADGGFEMTCNECGLER, encoded by the coding sequence ATGAAGAAGGTCGCCCTGGACGAGATCCGAAACGAGCCGAACCCGCTGCAGGTCCACGAGGTCAGAAAGCCCGTCTCGAAGGTGCTCGGCACCGCCGACTTCGCGATGAACTACTTCGAACTCGGCACCGGCGAGTCGTTCTCCGGCGGGCTCCACACCCACCACGACCAGGAGGAGGTGTTCTACGTGCAGGAGGGGACGGCCACGTTCGAGGTCCGCGGGGAGATCGACGACGAGACCGAGGAGGTCGAGGTCGGTCCCGACGCGGCCGTCCGGTTCGAGCCGGGGGAGTTCCAGCAGGGTATCAACAGGGGCGAGGAGCGCGTCGTCGGCCTCGCGATCGGCGCGCCGGGCGCGAGCCACGAGTGGGACGAGATCGAGTCGATCGTCTACTGTCCGGAGTGCGAGGAGGAGACGGGCCACGGCGTCGCGCTCGCCGACGGCGGATTCGAGATGACCTGCAACGAGTGCGGGCTGGAGCGGTAG
- a CDS encoding cystathionine gamma-synthase, which produces MDDPAHRIETRAIHAGQDPDPETGALMTPIFANSTYAQDGPGDHRGYEYSRTGNPTRTALEANLASLEGGAHGRAFSSGMGSINTVMNLLEAGDHVVTGDDVYGGTHRLFTGVYESYDLEFDFVDTTDPAAIEAAMRPETALVWVETPTNPLMRVVDVERVAAIAHEHGALCAVDNTFATPYLQRPLDLGADVVSHSLTKYLGGHSDVVGGALITDDPDLDERIGYYQNAVGATPDPFGCFLVLRGTKTLPVRMDRHCENARALAAWLDDHPDVAAVHYPGLDSHPQHEVAREQMDDFGGMLSFELDGTLEQASAVVTGTEVFALAESLGGVESLIEQPAAMTHAAVPREERLAAGLTDGLIRVSVGVEHVEDLRADLERAIERAMG; this is translated from the coding sequence ATGGACGATCCCGCCCACCGCATCGAGACGCGCGCGATCCACGCCGGACAGGACCCCGACCCCGAGACGGGCGCGCTGATGACGCCCATCTTCGCCAACTCGACGTACGCCCAGGACGGCCCGGGCGACCACCGGGGCTACGAGTACTCCCGGACGGGCAACCCGACTCGGACCGCCCTGGAGGCGAACCTCGCGAGCCTGGAGGGGGGCGCGCACGGCCGCGCCTTCTCCTCCGGGATGGGGTCGATCAACACCGTGATGAACCTCCTCGAGGCCGGCGATCACGTCGTGACGGGCGACGACGTCTACGGCGGGACCCACCGCCTGTTCACGGGCGTCTACGAGTCCTACGACCTCGAGTTCGACTTCGTCGACACGACCGACCCGGCGGCGATCGAGGCGGCGATGCGCCCCGAGACCGCGCTCGTCTGGGTCGAGACGCCGACGAACCCCCTGATGCGGGTCGTGGACGTAGAGCGCGTCGCGGCGATCGCACACGAGCACGGCGCGCTCTGCGCCGTGGACAACACCTTCGCCACGCCGTACCTCCAGCGGCCGCTCGATCTCGGCGCGGACGTCGTCTCCCACTCGCTGACGAAGTACCTCGGCGGCCACTCGGACGTGGTCGGCGGGGCGCTGATCACGGACGACCCCGACCTCGACGAGCGCATCGGCTACTACCAGAACGCCGTCGGCGCGACGCCCGATCCCTTCGGCTGCTTCCTCGTCCTCCGGGGGACGAAGACGCTCCCCGTGCGGATGGACCGCCACTGCGAGAACGCCCGCGCGCTGGCCGCGTGGCTGGACGACCACCCCGACGTGGCCGCCGTCCACTACCCCGGCCTCGACTCGCACCCCCAGCACGAGGTGGCCCGCGAGCAGATGGACGACTTCGGCGGGATGCTGAGCTTCGAACTCGACGGCACGCTGGAGCAGGCGAGCGCCGTCGTCACGGGGACCGAGGTGTTCGCGCTGGCCGAGTCGCTGGGCGGCGTCGAGAGCCTGATCGAGCAACCCGCGGCGATGACCCACGCCGCGGTCCCGCGTGAGGAGCGCCTCGCCGCCGGCCTCACCGACGGCCTGATCCGCGTCTCCGTGGGCGTCGAGCACGTCGAGGACCTCCGGGCGGACCTGGAGCGGGCGATCGAACGGGCGATGGGGTAG